A segment of the Elusimicrobiota bacterium genome:
AGCCGCCGGCGAGCAGCCTGCGCGCGCAGTACGCCTACACCAACTTCGGGCTCACCGAGGCGGCCGTGGCCGCGGCGCGGGCGGCGGGCAAGTCCTGGGAAGACCTCTGCGCCGCGAAGCTCTACAGGCCTCTGGGCATGGAGTCCACCAGCTCGCGCTTCAAGGATTTCGCGGCCGCCCGCAACCGCGCCCTCGGGCACGTCCTCGAGGGCGGCAAGTGGGTCGCCAAGTACACGCGCGACGCCGACGCCCAGTCTCCCGCCGGCGGGGTCAGCTCCTCGGTCCGCGACATGACGAGCTGGCTGCGCCTGCAGCTGGCCAACGGGAAGTTCGAGGGCCGGCAGGTGATCGGCGCGGAGGCCTTGGCCGAGACCCATCGTCCTCAGATGCTCCAGGCCGCCTCCAAGGACCCGGCGACGGAGCGGGCCAGATCCTACGGCCTGGGCTGGAATGTGGACTCCGATGACCAAGGGCTCGTCCGTTGGAGCCACTCCGGCGCCTTCTCGTACGGCGCGGCGACCACGGTCATGCTCCTGCCGGCCGAGGGCCTGGGCATCGTCGTGCTCACCAACGCCTACCCGATCGGCGCGGCCGAGGCGGTGGCCTTCAGCTTCCTGGACCTGGCGCAGACCGGGAAGGTCCAGAAGGACTGGTTCGGCCTGTTCAAGCAGGCCTTCGCCGCCATGATGGCTCCCTCGGAGCGCTCCGCGGCCTATGCCCGGGCCCCGGCGAGCCCATCTACGGCGCTGCCGGCGCAGGCCTATACCGGGACCTTCCACAACGATTATTACGGAGACATCGAGATCGCGGAAGAAGAAGGAGGGCTCCTGCTGCGGCAAGGACCGGCGCAGACCGGCTCCGCTTTGGTCCATTTCGACCGCGACACATTCACCTACCAGCCGGCGGGAGAGTCGGCGGGCGCCCTGAGCGGCGTCATCTTCCGCATGGGGCCGGACCAGAAGGCGCGCAGCGTCCTGATCGAGGCGCTGGACGACGACGGGCT
Coding sequences within it:
- a CDS encoding serine hydrolase, translating into MRHSDWRRIILLAAALAAPRLAAAAPSLSLEKVKAALPGLDRLAQRTLQDTGIPGMAIAVVYQDQTLYMKGFGVRAADAAAPVDADTVFQLASLSKPLASTVLAALVGEKVISWDDRVADLDPGFRLYDPWATRQVTLRDLFSHRSGLPEHAGDTLEDLGYDRSEVLRRLRFQPPASSLRAQYAYTNFGLTEAAVAAARAAGKSWEDLCAAKLYRPLGMESTSSRFKDFAAARNRALGHVLEGGKWVAKYTRDADAQSPAGGVSSSVRDMTSWLRLQLANGKFEGRQVIGAEALAETHRPQMLQAASKDPATERARSYGLGWNVDSDDQGLVRWSHSGAFSYGAATTVMLLPAEGLGIVVLTNAYPIGAAEAVAFSFLDLAQTGKVQKDWFGLFKQAFAAMMAPSERSAAYARAPASPSTALPAQAYTGTFHNDYYGDIEIAEEEGGLLLRQGPAQTGSALVHFDRDTFTYQPAGESAGALSGVIFRMGPDQKARSVLIEALDDDGLGTFTR